The Streptomyces venezuelae genomic interval GCGAGCCCCGTGCCCAGCCGGTCCACGGCCTGGTGGTGGTAGGTCGGCACCTCGGCCAGCTCGGGCACGAGGGAGGCGTAGCGCGTGCCCGGCACCGGCTTGACCGCGTGGCGGCCGATCACGCCGACCGCCTCCACGTGTCCGTCGAGGTGCTGGACCAGCGTCCCGCCGAGCGCCACGTTCAGCAGCTGCATCCCCCGGCAGATCCCGAGCAGCGGCGTGCCGGAGGACAGGGCCGCGTCGATCAGGGCCAGCTCCCAGGAGTCCCGGGCGCGCGCCGGCGGGCCGGTGCGGGGGTCGGGCTCGGCTCCGTACCGTACGGGCTCGACGTCCGCCCCGCCCGCGACGACCAGCCCGTCGAGCCGGGCCAGGACCTCCGCCGCGGCGGCCGGATCGTCCGGCGGCAGCATCACGGCGAGCCCCCCGCTCTCCCGGACGAGCCGTGGGTACTGCGCGGGCAGCAGCGCGGCCTGCATGTCCCACACCCCCCAGCGGGCCTGGTCCAGGTAGGTGGTCACGCCGATGAGCGGCTTGGACACGTGCTTCCTCCGAAAGGCGCGTAGCGGTACGGACGTCGGTGACCCGGTGGATCAGTCGCGTGCGAGTTCGGCCTCCGCCGCGGCGAGCGCCGCGAACTCCTCCTCCGGCGCGCCGGCCACCAGATGGTGCCGACTGTAGAACGCGAAGTAGGCGAGAGCGATCACGTACACCCCGAGCGCCATGAAGGCCGCCGTCCGGTCCACCAGGAAGGTCGCGACGAGCGCCGAGAGCGCCAGGACGAAGGCGACGGACGAGGTCACGATCCCGCCGGGCGTCCGGTACGGACGGTGCAGCCCCGGCTCGCGGCGCCGCAGCACGATGTGCGAGAGCGCCATGAGGGCGTACGAGATGGTGGCGCCGAAGACCGCGATGTTCAGCATCCGCGCCCCGTCGCCGGTGCCGGCGGCGAGCGCGAAGCCGATCGCGCCCGGGATGAGCAGCCCCAGGTACGGGGACTTGCGGCGGCTGGTGAGGGAGAGGAACCGGGGCAGGTAGCCGGCCCGGGAGAGCGCGAAGAGCTGGCGTGATCCGGCGTAGATGAGCGAGAAGAAGGAGGCGACGAGGCCCGCGAGGCCCGCGTAGTTCACGAAGCGGCTGAGGGCCGTCGGCTCCCCGTCGCCCTGGAGGGCCACGACGAGCGGGTTGCCCGCGTCCTGGACGGCGGCCGAGCCGCGCGCGCCGCTGGCGGCGAGGAAGGTCACGACGGCGAGGAGCACCAGGATCCCCATCGAGATCGCGAGCGCCTTCGGCATCGAGCGGACCGGGTCCTTCGCCTCCTCGGCGGCGAGCGGCACGCCCTCCACGCCGAGGAAGAACCACATGCCGAAGGGGAACGCGGCCCAGATCCCGAGCAGTCCGAAGGGCAGCCAGGAGTTCGACCCGAAGGCCTCGTCGTCGACCGGGATGTCGTTCAGGCCGTCGACGTGGAAGTCGGTGAACGCGCCGAGGGCGAAGACGACGAGCGCCGCGACCGCGATGGCCGTCACGATCAGGCTGAAGCGCAGTGCCTCGCCCACGCCCCACAGGTGGATCCCGATGAAGAGGGCGAAGCAGACGAGGTAGACCGGCCAGCCGGACTCCAGGCCGAAGAGACCGAGGGACTCGACGTAGTCGCCGATGAAGATGGAGATCGCGGCGGGGGCGAGGACGTACTCGATGAGGATCGCCGTGCCGGTGAGGAAACCGCCCCAGGTGCCGAGCGCCCGGCGGGCGAAGCCGTAGCCGCCGCCCGCCGTGGGCAGGATGGCGGAGAGCTCGGCGAGAGCGAAGACCAGACAGGCGTACATCGCGCCCATGAGGACCATGGCGACGGCGAGCCCGCCGAAGCCGCCCTTCGACAGGCCGATGTTCCAGCCGGAGAAGTCCCCGGAGACGACGTAGGCGACGCCGAGGCCGGTGAGCAGCAGCCAGCCGGCGCTGCCGCGGCGCAGCGCGCGCCGCTCCAGATAGTCGTCCTTCGGCGGGGTGGTGCCCCCGGGTGTGCCGGTGGTGTCTTCGAGCGTCATGGCAGCGTCAGCTCCCCGCAACGGGCCCAATGGATTGGAGCCATACCTTTGCGGTGGCCGACGGGGGAGCGCAACCCCCGTGCGTTACTTTCGGGTTACGTACCCGGGCGCGCCCGTCTCATGTCAGGAATCCCCGCAGCAGCGCCGCCGTGCCCGCGCAGTGCTCCCGCATCACCTCGCGCGCCGCGTCCGCGTCCCCGTCGAGGACCGCCTCCACCAGTGCGGTGTGCTGGTGCTGGGAGTGCTCCAGATTGCGTACGAGCAGGGGGATGCAGTCCAGGAGGTCGTTCACCGTCGCCCGTACGGCGGCGTACTGGGCGGTCAGCGTCGGCGAGCCGGAGAGCTCGGCGAGCGTGAGGTGGAGCAGGGTGTCCTGGCGGCGGTATTCGGCCAGCGGCGCGTCATGGGTCGCCGCCACGGCGGCCCGCAGCCGCTCGGCGCCCGCCGCGTCGAGCCCGTGGGCCGCGCAGAGCCCGGCGGCCCCCACCTCCAGGACCTCACGGAAGCGCAGGGTGTCCTCCATGTCGACCGAGGCGATCCGGCGGCGGAGCTCGTCCTCGTCGGCGGTCTGGACGCGGGGCAGCACGAACGTTCCGCCGTATCGGCCGCGCCGGCTCTCCACGAGCCCCTGCTCCTGGAGGACCTTGAGGACCTCGCGCAGGGTCACGCGGCTGATCCCCATCCGGTCGGCCAGCTCCCGCTCGGCGGGCAGCCGCTCCCCGTCCGGCACGAGACCGAGCCTCACCACCTGGAGGATCTGCTGCAGCGCCTCCTCGAAGCCGTTGCCCGCCCGCACCGGTCGCAGCACGGGCGTCAGCCGGTCCGCCGGTTCACTCGTACTGGCCACGTTCCTCTTTTCCCTTTCTCAAGGACTTCCCAAGCAATGGTCTTCAGCAATACCTTATGGCTCCCGGCAGGCCGAAGGAGGAGCAATCCCGTGGCAGACCGCACACCCCCGCTCACCGTCGAGGAGCTGCGCTCCCTCGTCGAGAGCGGCGAGATCGACACCGTCGTCCTGGCCTTCCCCGACATGCAGGGACGGCTCCAGGGCAAGCGGTTCGCCGCGCAGTTCTTCCTGGACGACGTCCTCGGCCACGGCACCGAGGGCTGCAACTATCTTCTGGCCGTCGACACCGAGATGAACACCGTCGACGGCTACGAGATGTCCTCCTGGGACCGCGGCTACGGCGACTTCGCGATGCACCCCGACCTCACCACCCTCCGTCGCCTCCCCTGGAACGAGGCCACCGCCATGGTGACGGCCGACCTCGCCTGGGCCGACGGCACCCCGGTCGTCGCCGCCCCCCGCCAGATCCTGCGCCGCCAGCTGGAGCGCCTCGCCGAACACGGCTTCACCGCCCACGTCGGCACCGAGCTGGAGTTCATCGTCTTCAAGGACAGCTACGAGCAGGCCTGGGACGCGAACTACCGCGGCCTCACCCCCGTCAACCAGTACAACATCGACTACTCCGTCCTCGGCACCGGTCGCATCGAACCCCTCCTGCGCCGCATCCGCAACGAGATGACCGGCGCCGGACTCACCGTCGAGTCCGCCAAGGGCGAGTGCAACCCCGGCCAGCACGAGATCGCCTTCAAGTACGACGAGGCCCTCGTCACCTGCGACCGGCACGCCGTCTACAAGACGGGCGCCAA includes:
- a CDS encoding FadR/GntR family transcriptional regulator, which gives rise to MASTSEPADRLTPVLRPVRAGNGFEEALQQILQVVRLGLVPDGERLPAERELADRMGISRVTLREVLKVLQEQGLVESRRGRYGGTFVLPRVQTADEDELRRRIASVDMEDTLRFREVLEVGAAGLCAAHGLDAAGAERLRAAVAATHDAPLAEYRRQDTLLHLTLAELSGSPTLTAQYAAVRATVNDLLDCIPLLVRNLEHSQHQHTALVEAVLDGDADAAREVMREHCAGTAALLRGFLT
- a CDS encoding glutamine synthetase family protein, with the translated sequence MADRTPPLTVEELRSLVESGEIDTVVLAFPDMQGRLQGKRFAAQFFLDDVLGHGTEGCNYLLAVDTEMNTVDGYEMSSWDRGYGDFAMHPDLTTLRRLPWNEATAMVTADLAWADGTPVVAAPRQILRRQLERLAEHGFTAHVGTELEFIVFKDSYEQAWDANYRGLTPVNQYNIDYSVLGTGRIEPLLRRIRNEMTGAGLTVESAKGECNPGQHEIAFKYDEALVTCDRHAVYKTGAKEIAAQEGYSLTFMAKYNEREGNSCHIHLSLQNADGENVMAGDDDHGMSETMRHFLAGQLAALRDFSLLYAPNINSYKRFQPGSFAPTAVAWGHDNRTCSLRIVGHGRSTRFENRLPGGDVNPYLAVAGLVAAGLYGIEQRLELPPPCTGNAYTAEYAHVPTTLREAAELWETSEIAKAAFGDEVVAHYRNMARVELDAFDAAVTDWELRRSFERL
- the eat gene encoding ethanolamine permease; this encodes MTLEDTTGTPGGTTPPKDDYLERRALRRGSAGWLLLTGLGVAYVVSGDFSGWNIGLSKGGFGGLAVAMVLMGAMYACLVFALAELSAILPTAGGGYGFARRALGTWGGFLTGTAILIEYVLAPAAISIFIGDYVESLGLFGLESGWPVYLVCFALFIGIHLWGVGEALRFSLIVTAIAVAALVVFALGAFTDFHVDGLNDIPVDDEAFGSNSWLPFGLLGIWAAFPFGMWFFLGVEGVPLAAEEAKDPVRSMPKALAISMGILVLLAVVTFLAASGARGSAAVQDAGNPLVVALQGDGEPTALSRFVNYAGLAGLVASFFSLIYAGSRQLFALSRAGYLPRFLSLTSRRKSPYLGLLIPGAIGFALAAGTGDGARMLNIAVFGATISYALMALSHIVLRRREPGLHRPYRTPGGIVTSSVAFVLALSALVATFLVDRTAAFMALGVYVIALAYFAFYSRHHLVAGAPEEEFAALAAAEAELARD
- a CDS encoding gamma-glutamyl-gamma-aminobutyrate hydrolase family protein, whose product is MSKPLIGVTTYLDQARWGVWDMQAALLPAQYPRLVRESGGLAVMLPPDDPAAAAEVLARLDGLVVAGGADVEPVRYGAEPDPRTGPPARARDSWELALIDAALSSGTPLLGICRGMQLLNVALGGTLVQHLDGHVEAVGVIGRHAVKPVPGTRYASLVPELAEVPTYHHQAVDRLGTGLAVSAHAEDGTVEAVELAAPAWALGVQWHPEMGEDLRVMRGLVEAAGAPRG